A region from the Streptosporangium sp. NBC_01756 genome encodes:
- a CDS encoding Lrp/AsnC family transcriptional regulator: MTTPPKVRRENDARPGPVVLDEISKQIIEQLQGDGRKPYAAIGKAVGLSEAAVRQRVQRLLDAGVMQIVAVTDPLILGFPRQAMIGIKCEGDLEMVADELSAIQEIDYVVLTAGSLDIMVEVVCESDQHLLEILGKIRAIPTVRATETFVYLKLHKQTYSWGTR, from the coding sequence ATGACGACGCCGCCCAAGGTACGCCGCGAAAACGACGCCAGGCCAGGCCCCGTCGTCCTCGACGAGATCTCCAAGCAGATCATCGAACAGTTACAGGGCGACGGGCGCAAACCGTACGCCGCCATAGGGAAGGCCGTGGGCCTGTCCGAGGCCGCCGTCCGCCAGCGGGTCCAGCGCCTGCTCGACGCCGGGGTCATGCAGATCGTCGCCGTCACCGACCCGCTGATCCTGGGGTTCCCCCGCCAGGCCATGATCGGCATCAAGTGCGAGGGCGACCTGGAGATGGTGGCCGACGAACTGTCGGCCATTCAGGAGATCGACTACGTCGTCCTGACCGCCGGATCCCTGGACATCATGGTCGAGGTCGTCTGCGAGAGCGACCAGCACCTGCTGGAGATCCTCGGCAAGATCCGCGCCATCCCCACCGTGCGCGCCACGGAGACCTTCGTCTACCTCAAGCTCCACAAGCAGACCTACTCCTGGGGAACCCGCTGA